The following proteins are encoded in a genomic region of Elusimicrobiota bacterium:
- a CDS encoding PHP domain-containing protein produces the protein MQVYRLDLHVHTPASNCFSQMSKFSSEKVYTHIVNTALEKKIDILGITDHHSVDGAFHLLEIYEHYHENKKLVIIPGVEITCRIDECDQVNILGYFHPKTGYDKLHAVLDDLKVPPFMHGSSEFVVPLSFSEVLDFFRKRKALLISARMDKTDYRRAVLPEIINSKVRTHDVVNPKEVNTNFGKDVIKNKKLNFMTFSDAHSASMIASRYSEVELDTARFESLSSALE, from the coding sequence ATGCAGGTATACCGTTTAGATTTACACGTTCATACACCCGCGTCGAACTGTTTCTCGCAGATGAGTAAGTTCTCAAGCGAGAAGGTGTATACTCATATTGTTAATACAGCCCTGGAGAAAAAAATTGATATCCTCGGGATTACTGACCACCACAGTGTTGACGGTGCGTTTCATTTACTTGAAATTTATGAGCATTATCATGAAAATAAAAAGTTGGTGATAATCCCGGGAGTAGAAATTACCTGCCGGATTGATGAGTGTGATCAAGTGAATATCCTGGGATATTTCCATCCTAAGACAGGGTATGATAAACTCCACGCTGTACTCGATGACCTCAAAGTGCCGCCGTTTATGCATGGCAGCAGCGAGTTTGTTGTTCCCCTGTCATTTTCTGAGGTACTCGATTTTTTTCGTAAACGTAAAGCGTTGCTGATCTCTGCACGGATGGATAAAACTGACTACCGCAGAGCGGTATTGCCGGAGATAATTAATTCTAAGGTACGGACTCACGACGTTGTTAATCCCAAAGAGGTGAATACTAATTTTGGGAAGGATGTTATTAAAAACAAAAAACTTAATTTTATGACATTTTCGGATGCGCATAGCGCTTCAATGATTGCATCAAGGTATTCTGAGGTTGAACTTGACACCGCGCGGTTTGAATCATTATCCTCGGCGTTAGAGTAG